The sequence below is a genomic window from Myxococcus xanthus.
CGCGGTGGGCGCCCTGGCGCTGCCGCTGCTGCGTGCGGGCTACTTCCCGCCCGGCGTGCTGACCTTCCTGGGGCTGCCGGCGGGACTGACGGGTGGGGTGCTGGCGGGGCTGCTGCTGGGCACCGCCGCCTGGGTCTTCGTCAGCCTGGCGCGGAAGCCCGGCCAGACGTGGCCCGCGGCGCCCGCGCTGGGGGCATCCCTGGCGGTGCTGCTGCTGCTGGGTACGGCGCATGTCTTCACCAGCCGGCATGACACCGCGGACCGCAACGCCGTGCGTTTCCTCAAGTCCGTCTGGTTGAACGCCCCGGAACGCGACGTGACGTTCTGGCCTCGCGGGCGCGGCTGAAACACGACGCTCCGTGAGACTGTCACGGAGCATCCACCCGTCTCGCCCTCTGGGATGAGCCTCACGGTCCGTCCCACTTTGTCGCTGACTCGCAAGTTTTGCGAGGTCCGCAATCCGTGTCGTGTGACTCCGTGTCAGGCTTTACCCAGGGCCCTGGCCAAGCGGCTGGATGCATTGACATGGCTGCACCGCGAGAGCGGGCCTGAGGATTGCTGAGACAGACACCTGCGCTTCCCTGCTGCCCTTCAGGGCAAGGAGTCCCCGGTGCGCTGTCATCCGACCCGCAAGCCCGCACACGCCTCTGGCGCGCGGAGAGGGTTCACCCTGCTGCTGGCGCTGGGCCTCATCGCGCTCGTCACCGCGGGCGTGCTCGTGTCCCTCCGCGCGGTGACCACGGAGAGCACGCTCCAATCCCATGAGCGCCGCTCGCGTGAAGCCCTCTTCGCCGCCGAGGCGGGCATGGCCGAAGGGCGCGCCGTCGTCCTGGCGATGATGAACAACCCCGTCGCGGGAGGCGTTGGCAGCTACAGCCAGGATGTCCTGCAGCGCCTGCAGGTCGTGGCCGAGCAGGGCCTGCCCGACGTCGCCGCGGGCGGCGTGCCCTGGCGAGAGCTCATTCCCCAGACGCCGTACACGCTGGCGCGTGGCACGGCCATCGACGACACCGTGCCGGGCGCCTCCGTCGAAATCAACGACGTGGAGGGCGAGCCCATCCGCGCCTATCCGGAGGCTCGCAGCGTCTCCTTCCGCGTCTTCGTCGTGGAGGACGACGACGACGCCGACCGCAACGCCGACGCCAACGGCCGCATCTGGCTGGTGTCGGTGGGCGAGGTCCAACCCCCGGGCCCGGGCCTCCCCTACCGCACCATCGTCCGCTCACTCCTGGAGCACAGCAGCACCCCGGGAGGGCTCGCGTGCAGCTACGGCACGAAGATGGGCTGCCGGGGCACCGGCACCTCCAGCAGCGGCCTTCCGACATTCTGATTCCCAAGCCTTCGACCGCAATCCGTTGCACCTGAATCGGGCGGCCCTGAAGCACCGGCCGCCAGGGGGGACATCATGCGCTGGACTCGAACCTGGATGGCCGCGGTGGCCGTGGCCGCCGCGGGAGCCGTGCTCGCCCAAAGTCCCGGCGGCGACACGGGCAGTGGCGGCACAGATGGTGGCGCCAGCAGCCTCGCGCTGTGCATCGACACCACGGACCAGGACAAGCAACCCGACTTCAGCAGGGACGCGGGCATCCCCAGCGCCATCATCGTCACAGATGACAACCCGCCCAAGCTGCGGCTCAACACCAACCTCAACGTCCTGGACCCGGAGAAAATCATCCTGCCCTTCGAGCAGGAGCTCACCGCGCTCATCGTCGATGACCGCGCGGGCAGCGGCGCCTCCAGCACGCTGGGCTGGTTCTATTACGACGAGCTCATCGACGCCGAATACATCGACGACAACGGCACGCGAGAGAACTCCGATGACGACCGCCTGCTGGACAAGAACAACAACGGCGTGCCCGACTTCCACGAGGACCTCTACAACATCAACCCCTCGCGCTACATCGGCGTGGCGCCCCGCTGTCCCAACCGGACGTTCACCCACCGGCGCTGGGGCGATGCGGGGACGGTAACGCTGCGCGAGCCCGACCTGCTGATGGGCCCGTGCAACTCCGGCAGCAACTACACCGCCAACACGGGGCCTCGCAGGTGGCAGGGGCGCGCTGACTACCCCACGCGGCCTTCGACGGGCGGCGTGGTGGGCCGCGCGGTGCGCGACTTCACCAGCGCCTTGTTCGCGTATGACCCCTACCACGGACGAGACAACCTGCAGCAGAGCGCGGTCACCTCCGGCATCATCGACACCTACTTCAGCGACCAGGGCCTGTTCCCGCACATCCCGAACCTGCTGGAGCCCCGGCATGCCCTCAATGGCAACAGGGGTATCGGCAACCTCGTCTTCCTTTCCACGGACGACGACGAGACGTCGTGCCACGAATCGGAATCGGCGGAGTGCTTCGCGCCACGTCAGGGCTGGACGCTCGACGGCAACGGCCAGTTCATGCGCACCGGCACGGCCTGGGACAAATCCGATGTGGCGGACGGCATCCCTGACTACAAGGCCAGCGCGTTCGACAGCGCGGGTCGCCTCATCACCGGCAAGAGCACGACCGCCGCCATCACCAAGGCCGAGGACCAGGTCGTCCCCATGGGACGCCTCGCGGGCCGGCGTGAAATCGTCTTCTTCCTCGTCACCTACGTGGAGCAGGTGTACGGCCCGGCCACGGATTCGTGCTTCATCACCCGTCCGACGACGGATGGGCGCGAGGTGCAGTGCGACCTTTGGATGCACGGCGACATCAACGTCTTCTTCACCAAGACGCCGCTCAACATGGACCTGCACCAGGGCAGCGACCCGCTCGTGGTGAGACAGAAGAACCTCCGCACCAACTGGCTGAATCCCGTGGTGTACCCCCGGCTGGAGAACGACCCGGCCTATGGCGGCGTCGTCTTCCCGTTCGACCAGACGCAGGATGTCCCCTCCGTGAACCGCCGCGCGGCGCACACGATTGTGGGCGCGCCGCGTGACAACCCCCTGGTCTGGATTCTGGGCTGGGAGGACCAGAACGCGGGCGGTGACCGCACGTACAGCGACATCGTCATCCTCATCAACAAGCAGAACAACGGCTCCTACCGCTCCGACGTGGTGTCGGACATCTCTCCGGACATCTCCCTGGACTTCACCATCACCGAGGTGACGTTCACCGTGGAGGACCAGCCCTACTACGCGGCGGATGGCGGCGGCGTCGCGCCCTGCTCGCTCTCCGTCAAGCTGCCGGACGGCGGCACGGGCCAGCGCAGGCCGGACATCCGCTATGAGGTGGCACTGGACTGCAAGGTCTGCCAGGAGCCCTGCAACACCTCCAATCCCACATACATCCTCAACGACAATCCGAACTGGCTCCGGGTTCCCATCCCGGACAGCGACGGCGGCGTGCGCAATGAGACGGCCGTCCTGCAGGACTTCCTGGAGCAGGGCCGCGTGGGAACACAGTTGTGCTGGCGCGCGGTGATGGAGAGCCCGGGTGAGTCCTGCCAGCCCACCATCCACAACATCAACGTCTCCTACAAAGCGCAGCGCAGCGGTGAATACGGCCGCGCGTCGCTCATCCCCATGGCCAACGCCGTCATCCACGGCGTCTATGAAACGCCCGGGCGCGCCTGGGTCGCCGACGGAGGCGTGGACCAGGTCTCCATCCGCACCTACGACAACCGCCCGGACACCATCGACCGGGGCCACATCTACCTGAAGAAGCTCTACGAGCCCGCAACGCTGGCGCCCTATGAGCCCACCCAGGAGGTCTGGGACTCCGGCAAGTGGATGCGCGACCTGATGCGCACGCTGGAGACCCGTCCCGGCGAGCCGCTCGACACGCGCAGGCTCGTCACGCTCAATCCGGCGAACCAGCAGGCCATCGACGTGAAGGACCTGATGGCGCGCGCCAACACCACCAGCCCCGTCTTCCCAGATACCTACTGCACCCGCCGCAACGGCAGCGTGTACCTGTATGACCTGGATGGCCGCAACGGCTGCACCGCGGATGACCGTGTGGCGCTGCGCGACTGGCTCTACGGCTGGGAGGACCGCCAGTCCTCCGTCATCCGCAACCGGATGCGAACCTGGCCGCTGGGCGGCGTCAACCTGTCCACGGCGGCCGTCATCGGGCCGCCCAACGTGCCCGCGTGGCTGCTCGAAGGCCGCACCCTGGACGCGGAGCGCCGGAAGTTCACGGAGAACTTCAGCGCGGCCAACACGGGACGCCCCACGGTGACGTACGTGGGCACCACGCAGGGGTACCTCCACGCGCTGGGCACGGGCTCCTTCCGCACGGGGGATGACCCCTGCACGCCAGGCCGCGTGGAGTACCAGGGCTACTTCGGCCGGGCCGGCAACTGCGCCAGTGGCCAGGACTACGGCGCGGGCAACGAGCTGTTCGCCTACCTGCCCTTCAAGATGCTGCCCTACTACGTGGAGAACTACCGCCGCGCCAATGACGCGTACTCCACCGAGCGCGCCACGATGGACGCCACGCCCTCCGTGGCGGACGTGGACCTGCGGAGCGATGACTACCGCCCGGACACCGGCCATGACCCTCGGGAGACCGACGAGGCCTGGCGTCCCCGCCCCCCCCGGAACGAAGGCGCGAAGACGGTGCTGGCCAGCGCCACAGGCCCCAAGCAGAGCATCTTCTTCGCGCTCGACGTCACCAACCCCACGGACTCGAGCTACCCCACGCCCTTGTGGGAGTTCGACATGAAGCGGGACCGCTTCACGTCAGCGGGCATTCCATGCACGAGCAGCGGCAACGGCTGCAACCCACTGCCGGCGCTCTTCACCGGCGCCACGCCCAAGCCCGACACACGCGGTTCGCGCCATGCCCCCTCACTGGTGCGCATGGACTTCGGCCAGGCGGGCGGCAAGAAGTGGGTGTCCATGTTCGGCACGGACTACTCGCCTGAGTCCGGCACGGTGGGCACCGTCTACCTGATGGACCTCAAGACGGGCCTGCCCGCGCAGGTGACGGGCAACAGCGCGAAGGCGCGGCTGGCGGGCGTCGTCACGCTGGGCACCACCGCGGACGCAAATGAAGGCATCGGCGGAGAGCCCATCCCGCTGGACGTGAATGGCGACGGCAACGTCGACGTCATCTACGTCCCGTCCACCTCGGGGAAGATCTACCGCATCAACCCCACCTACTCGAACACCGGGACGAACACACCGCTGGGCAAGGTGCTGGCCTCCTGTGTCGTCGCGGACGCGCAGGCCGTGCCCGGCATCCGCAACCCCACCAGCCAGCGCATCTACTCCACCATCTCCGCGTCGGTGGTGCCTGACAGCGGCTCCCGCCGGGTGCGGCTGTACTTCGGCACCGCCAACAACCCGGACATCGCCAACGAGCCGGACGACACCGCCAATCCGCGGCCCCGCTATCACCTGATGGCCTTCGAGGACCGCGACCCGGTGCCCGCCACGCGTCCAGGCGCCAACTGCCCCGCGCACCTCGAATGGACACGCGAGCTGGGCGAGGGCCAGGTCGTCTGGGGCGGCGTCTCCACCACCCAGGATGGCGTCTTCACCACCAGCGCCGTGGGCCGCGCCGCCAGCGCGTGCGACCTGGACAGCACCACCAGCGGCAGGGTCTACGCCTACAGCACCTCGGGTAATGCGCTCGCGGGCAACGACACCCCCATCGACGGACACGGCACGCACGCGCCCGTGCTCTATGACAATCACCTGCTCATCGTGAAGAACGGTCAGGTGCGCGCGCTGGGGAACGGGACGTACAACAACCCCACCGCGGAGTCGCCGCGAAGCAGCTCCCGGGTCCTCATCTGGGACGTGCAGTCCGGCTCACGCGTCCAGGAGGTGGTGCCATGAACCGGCGCAGGTTCCACACCCATCCGCGCGGCCTCAGCATCCTGGAGACCATCGCCACCGCCGCGGTGCTCATGCTCGGCATCCTGGGCATCATGCTCACGCTGGGCGCCGCGTCCCGTCACAACCGCCGCAACAACAACCTGAGCCAGGCGAGCCTCATCGCCGAACAGGAACTGGAGCGCGTGGTCAACCTCCGCTGCGTGGGCGAGCCGCTGAACGACCCCTGCGTCAACATCAAGCAGCTCGACAACACGAGGCGCGACGTGTGGTGGTCCGCCAATGGCCGCATGACGGAGACGCCGCCCCTTCCGGGCGCGACGCCGCAAATGGCCTACACGCTGACGCTGGACGTGGACCCACCCTTCGAGGGCGCCGAGACAGGCGAGCCCGCGCTGAACCGCGCCATCCCGCTTCCCCACGCCAGCAACCTGGCCCTGCACCAGGTCGTCAACGTCCGCGTCACCGTGAGCTGGATGGAAGAGCCCGGTGCGCCCCGCCGCGCGGTGGCCCTGCAGACCCGGATGGCGCCATGAAGCAACTTCGTTCGACGACGCCGCGCGGCTTCACGCTCATCGAGCTGATGGTGGCCGCATCGATGTCCATGGTGGTGCTCGCCACCGCCATTGGCGTGAGCGTCCATCTCCAGCGCCGGGGCCTGCTGGAAGAGCGCATCATGGAGACACAGAACAAGGGCCGGGCCGCGCGTGACTTGATGGCGTTCGGCGTGCAACGGGCGGGCGCGGGCATCGGCAGCGTCTCCCTCACCGGCGGCCGGACTCCCGCCGGCGAAGCAGACCTGTTCTACGCCGTGTGGGCCCGGCCCCAGGCCACCTTCCCGGATGACGCCACCTTCGTCCCACCCACCAACGCCGCGCTGCTGTCGGATGCCCTGGAGGTCTGGGAGACGGACCCGGCGCGCATGGTGCTGCTGGAGCAGTGTCCCTTGCCTGCGACCGCGTCCTGGTTCGAGGACACGCTGTGCGTCGGAGGCCTGCCGCCCGCCTTCCTGGACAACGCGGTCATCGCCGTCGTGTTCCCGGGCACGAAAGACGAGCGGGGCTGGGCCTGCGTGGGGCAGGTGACGAACCTCGTTGCGGAAGGCGTGGAGTGGACGCCCGCCATCCCAGGCCGGCCCGCGCCCGCCGACGGCAACTGTCATCCCGATGCCGTGACGCTTCCCGAGTCGCCCTGGCTTGGCACACGGGAACCGCGCGAAGGGGGCATGTACCTGCTCCCGCTCACCAGCCGCAGCTACCGGGTGAACTGGCCCGGCGGCACGCCCGTGCTGGAGATGGACGCGGATGGGCCCATGGGGCCCGCGGGCTACACCGCGGTGTCCCAGGACATCGAGCAGTTACAGGTCCGGCTGGGCGTGAATGCACCCAACGCGCTCCCCGGCGCCCCCGTACGCTTCTTCCCGGACGCGGAGACCGGGCGCCCCTCGCTGGCCACCTGCACCCAGGCCACCTGCGCCGCGCACATCTCCTGGGCCTGGGATGCGGGTGTGCCCGTTCCGCCGGACCGCGGCCCGGGCAGCGCGGGTGACGAGCTGATGCGGCACATGCGCGTGGTGGAGCTGTCCATCACCGCGCGCTCGCAGCGCGCCGAGCTGACGGGGAACGAAGCACCCGGAGCGCGAGACGACGAAGGCAACCTCCGGGATGGCTACAAGCGCCGGCACAGCGTCATCCGCCTGGCGCCTCGCAACTTCGCGTTCGTGGGAACGGGGGGCTGACATGCGGCCACGCAACCGAGGCATGACGCTGCTGGAGGTGATGGTCGTGGTGGCCCTGGTTGGCCTCTTCGCCACCCTCTCCGTGTCCAGCTTCCAGGGCATGACGGAGCGCCAGCGCCTCAGCGCCGCGCAGCGCGAGTTGGTGCTGATGATGCAGGAGGCCCGTCAGAAAGCACGCGCGACCCACCAGCCCGTGCGGCTGGGCACGCGCGTCATGGATGAGCAGGGCGTCCAGGTGACGCGCATGCGCTGGGAGGCACTGGCATGCAGTGATGCCTGGGGCACGGTGTGTCCCATGCCCGCGTGCCAGGAGAACGCCTGCGGCGTGGGCGGCTGCGAATGCGCGGAGCTGGGGCCGGAGCTGGTCATCCCGCCGAAGCTCGACGTGGAGCTGCTGGTGGGCCTGTGCTGGCTGGGCAACCCCAGCGCCGGCGCGCCCGTCGTGGCTCCGCCGGCGCCCGGCGGAAGGGTGTGCGAACAGAACGCCCCGCTGCCCCCGACGGAGCGGCTCATCCTCCTGCGCAACAGGGGGACGCTCGAAGCGCCGGACTGGAAACCGGAGCTGGTATTCCAGGCGGATGGCCTGACGGCGGCCATACGCCCCTTGGATTGTGACAAGCACGCCTCCACGCCAGGCTGCCAATAGGCGGCGTCCGCACCGCCGCCGTCGCGCGTGCGAACGGCTCCCTTCGGCGTATGCTCGGGGGCCCGGGCCCAGGGCCCGGCATGCCGTCCGCGAGGAGCCCCCGACGATGATGAAGCGGCTGGTCCTGAGCCTGGGTGGAGCCACCGGCGCCCACGCGGACGCCGTGGCCGACGTGTGGAAGGCGAAGTGCACCGTGTGTCACGGCGGTGACGGCAAGGCGCAGACGAAGATGGGCCAGAAGGAGTCCATCGGCGACATGAGCCGGCCCGCCTGGCAGCAGTCCCGGACGGACGCCGACATCCGCAAGGTGATTGCCGACGGCGATCCGCGGAACAGCAAGATGAAGCCCTTCAAGGACAAGCTTACCCCAGCGCAGATTGACGCACTGGTGGGATACATCCGCACCATGAAGGCGCCGACGGCCCCTTGAATTTCCGTTCGAGGCCGCGCGTCATCCCCCCGCAAGAGAAACGGAGCCCCCCATGAAGAACCTCACCGTTGCCGTTGTCTTCTGCCTCTCCATGGCCAGCCTGTTCACCTCCCTGCGCGCGGACGCGCTCTCGTCGGTGCACATCGAGAAGGGGCTGTCCCCGGCGCAGTCGCTGTCCCTCCGCCCGGATGACGGCAAGGGCGGCGGTGACGACAAGGGCGACAAGGGCGGCGGTGAGGAGGACGAGGAGGAGTACCGCAAGCGCCGCTACGCCGGCCTGTCCCAGAAGGCGGCGATGGAGCTGGTGGACCCGGGCGCGCTGACGGACGTCATCCGCCTGCAGGCCGCCGTGAAGTTCGGCCAGCGCTAGCAGCAGGCCACCGGCCGGGCCTCAGGCAGTCTTGCCTGGCGGCCCACCCAACGGCCGGGTGACGCGAGGCAGCGTCACCGAGAAGCACGTCCCCGTGTCCGCCGACGACGCCACGTCCAGCCAGCCTCCGTGCGCCGTGACGATTTGCGACACGATGTAGAGCCCCAACCCCAGGCCCTGGTGCTTCGGCTTCGGCTGACCCGGCTCGGGGGGCACCCCGTGGAACGGTGAGAAGAGCCGCGGGCGCAACGACTCGGGGATGGGCGGCCCACCGTTGTGGACCTCCACGCGCTGGAAGAGCGAGTCCTTCGCCGCCAGCCGCACCCGCACCGAGCTCCCCTCCGGACTGTGTTGAAGCGCGTTGCCCAGCAGGTTCGACAGCACCTGTCCCAGGCGCTCCTCGTCCCAGATGCCGCGTGACTCGCCGTCCACCTCCAGCCGGACGCAGCACTCCGGATGCGCGGGCTCCAACTCGGAGATGATGCGCCGGCACACGTCCTCCATGCACACCTCATGGGGACGCAGCGGGATGCCACCCGCCATGCGTGCGCGCGTGAAGTCGAGCAACTGTTTCACCAGCCGCGCCATCCGCTCGGCGCTCCCGTCGATGCGAGCCACCACGCGCCGGACCTCCGGGGGCAGCGTGTCCCGGGCCAGGAGGGCCGCGGAGGACAGCCGCACCGCGGCCAATGGATTGCCCAGGTCGTGGCCCAGCACGCCGATGAAGCGCTCCTGGAAGCGCGCCTCCTCCTCGCGCTCCAGTTCCTGGCGCCGCCGCGCGGTGACGTCCCGGCAGATGGCGAACAGGCCGTACACGGTGCCGTCTCCGCGGCGAAGCACGCCCTTCGTGGTGTGCCAGATGCGGTCCGTCCCCGGGCCGCCTTCCGCCCCTTCGTACGTGGCCGTGTGCCCGGAGCTCATCACCTCGCGGTCGTGCGCCAGCGTCGGCGCGGCCCGGTCGGCGCCCAGCAGCTCCGCGTCCGTGCGGCCCAGGATTTCGCGCGGGGCCCGGTGGAAGGCGCTCGCGGTGGCGGGATTGATGAGGATGTACCGGCCCGACACGTCCTTCACGTAGATGGCGTCGGTGGCGCTCTCGATGACGGCGTGCAGCAGGTCATGGTCGCGCCGCAGGGCTTCTTCCGCGGCCATGCGCTCGGTGAGGTCCTCCAGGAAGAGCACCACGCCATCGTCACACGGGGATAC
It includes:
- a CDS encoding type IV pilus modification PilV family protein; the encoded protein is MNRRRFHTHPRGLSILETIATAAVLMLGILGIMLTLGAASRHNRRNNNLSQASLIAEQELERVVNLRCVGEPLNDPCVNIKQLDNTRRDVWWSANGRMTETPPLPGATPQMAYTLTLDVDPPFEGAETGEPALNRAIPLPHASNLALHQVVNVRVTVSWMEEPGAPRRAVALQTRMAP
- a CDS encoding PilW family protein, with translation MKQLRSTTPRGFTLIELMVAASMSMVVLATAIGVSVHLQRRGLLEERIMETQNKGRAARDLMAFGVQRAGAGIGSVSLTGGRTPAGEADLFYAVWARPQATFPDDATFVPPTNAALLSDALEVWETDPARMVLLEQCPLPATASWFEDTLCVGGLPPAFLDNAVIAVVFPGTKDERGWACVGQVTNLVAEGVEWTPAIPGRPAPADGNCHPDAVTLPESPWLGTREPREGGMYLLPLTSRSYRVNWPGGTPVLEMDADGPMGPAGYTAVSQDIEQLQVRLGVNAPNALPGAPVRFFPDAETGRPSLATCTQATCAAHISWAWDAGVPVPPDRGPGSAGDELMRHMRVVELSITARSQRAELTGNEAPGARDDEGNLRDGYKRRHSVIRLAPRNFAFVGTGG
- a CDS encoding pilus assembly FimT family protein, with the translated sequence MRPRNRGMTLLEVMVVVALVGLFATLSVSSFQGMTERQRLSAAQRELVLMMQEARQKARATHQPVRLGTRVMDEQGVQVTRMRWEALACSDAWGTVCPMPACQENACGVGGCECAELGPELVIPPKLDVELLVGLCWLGNPSAGAPVVAPPAPGGRVCEQNAPLPPTERLILLRNRGTLEAPDWKPELVFQADGLTAAIRPLDCDKHASTPGCQ
- a CDS encoding c-type cytochrome — encoded protein: MMKRLVLSLGGATGAHADAVADVWKAKCTVCHGGDGKAQTKMGQKESIGDMSRPAWQQSRTDADIRKVIADGDPRNSKMKPFKDKLTPAQIDALVGYIRTMKAPTAP
- a CDS encoding sensor histidine kinase; its protein translation is MVVLRSVRSAVGGIVDFECVSANVQAERWLGGEEGSLVHNRLLEEAPWAWDGGLFSACVRVVTRRAPEIARVSRQSPMGTVWLLARVSPCDDGVVLFLEDLTERMAAEEALRRDHDLLHAVIESATDAIYVKDVSGRYILINPATASAFHRAPREILGRTDAELLGADRAAPTLAHDREVMSSGHTATYEGAEGGPGTDRIWHTTKGVLRRGDGTVYGLFAICRDVTARRRQELEREEEARFQERFIGVLGHDLGNPLAAVRLSSAALLARDTLPPEVRRVVARIDGSAERMARLVKQLLDFTRARMAGGIPLRPHEVCMEDVCRRIISELEPAHPECCVRLEVDGESRGIWDEERLGQVLSNLLGNALQHSPEGSSVRVRLAAKDSLFQRVEVHNGGPPIPESLRPRLFSPFHGVPPEPGQPKPKHQGLGLGLYIVSQIVTAHGGWLDVASSADTGTCFSVTLPRVTRPLGGPPGKTA